In Leptidea sinapis chromosome 2, ilLepSina1.1, whole genome shotgun sequence, the sequence atgaaatgaaattaatctTTATAGAGCACACCACAAATTAATAAAGCGATTTCTTCCAGATAACCTTTACTAGCTAAACGGAAATAGTTTTGTTTACAAGATAACAGTAGGTGATGCTAACCATAAACATtgaatttaaacataaacatacAGTAACTGATAACAAGTACTAATGAATTTGTcacagttataaataataattatcaagcattgtttataaaaatatcagaGATTGTGCCATTCTGGATTTTAGTGGTAAGAGAATATAAGTAAACTGTATTATCGTAACGCATCTGTAGCTGTCATTTATCTATGTGCCAAACCCCACCTCTATGACAACTGTCACTTTGCATTTACCTGTATTATGAGAACACACCATCCGTGGCtcagtatattaaataatataaacgtgacatacttaaataaatcctcaaaataataaaacattgttcAGCAAAAGctactaaatatttaaataataataaatgattaaaattcattattttattaaatatttacccCATACTTAAATTACTCTTTGAAATATTGTCAGAACCAACTTagagtaaatatttatattctttaCAACTTCCAAGTTCCATATTCCTGACTCCACAGTTAGGAGGCCTGCTACTATATTACTGCcctaaaataattctaatttcAAGCTTGTCATCAAATATAAAAGGAGATATATTAATTTACCTGTACTATTTGTGTGTGGCTTATACCATCAAGATGGATAATCACAAATGTATCAAACAGGAAGACGCGGAACATGATATACAAGGTAATTTCAGAATCTTCTCAAAATTGACCATCtgaataaaatcttaaattttaatcaaatatacatttGGATGTAAATTATCTGCTATATTTGCGAACATTATCATATGGCATCACATATCTTATGTTACACTATCTATATGAATATCTCTGGTGAGTTTTTTTCTTGCATCTATCAAAAAAGTGTACAAGCCAAAAAgtgataataaaatcaaatatttttaaatttttatgacaaCACAATAACTCTAAACGTAAGAACTAGGCCTTTTATTGAAAGTACTGTATATCTGTTGCTTTTCTGCTACTCAACTCCTGTGTAAAGTAATAGATTATCCCGTCATCTTCTTTGTGTTTATCCCCATGTTCTCTAAACATCAAAGgcttaattaaaaattactaataCATTAAGCAGGATATAGAAGGAAGAAAACAAGAACATATTGGTAATGTAGCAATGTGCTACAATGTGTGTGTTATATGACTCATAGAATATGAGTTCTATGTCAAGATGTTTCTCAATTATAactgaattatttaatttaattattggaaGAAAATGAGTCATTTTAAACCTGACATATGTGATCACCATTGCCTATACTCTATTGTAATACCAGAGGATTTAAAACATCACTACTGATGCTGTATAGTGTCAGATATGTATTGGTAAACACACTGGTATATATTGGGTGAGGATCAAACTGGGTGTACAGTGGTGAGACTGTTCAGTGACAACAGTTCTACCTATTTTTCCACGATTCTTATaatctaatgtataaaattctcatgtcatggtgttaaacattgaactcctccgaaacggcttgactgattctcatgaaattttgagtgcatattgggtaggtctgagaatcagacaacatctatttttcatccccctaaaagttaagggtggtccacacgaatttttttttaatttttttaacattttttttttgtttgattatgagtcagcgttaaaaatacgtacaacttcaaattttcacacatctatgatcaacagttacttttgtatcacaattttaatatcggcaatacaacatttgctgggtcagctagtaaattaataaaaatattatatattcattaaaattttcagaTTCCTTGGTGCTGCCTAAACTTCTTATTGATGTTGACTCTCATGGGAGTACATTGTCTGTGTCTGACATGCAAAAGAATTTTATCAAACAAGAATGTAAAGAAGAAATAGATGTGGTAGAGCATGTGTTACCAGGTAATGACTATAGAATTATAtatgtgatatatttttttcttatggaaaaGGAATACATcttcattctcttgcaacaccagaggaatcacaagagggtTGCCAACCTTTAAGTCGTGAGCACATACACCTtatgggcttttttttaatgtacccatgttgtattgtCGCGCGATACTGCAGCGTTGTAAGAGGGTTGCCTTTGTGTGTAGGATCTTATTGAAGACAAATACCCAGTATTCCTtcattgttttcttttaatgaGTTCATTATGTCTCAATGTTTAATAAACTCACTCTTCGAAGTCCAGAGTGTTGATATAACTGCGTCCTCTGTCTGACCTTTGTGTCTATAAGGCCTTCTTATATTGTTATCTTTATctccattatattttttcttaaaacttCAATTCACTTCAATTTAGACGTCaggtaaataaaaactttttacttAGGTTCTGGGTGGATTGACTCGCGTTTATGATACTTGTGCTACTTTAGCAGGGGTAATATTAACTCAATTTCGTACCTTCTCATCTACTTTACTTGTTATAAGTTAACAAACATTATAAGGAAGCGGTTTAATCCTGAAATGATGGGCGAATAGCTCAGCAATATTCTGTGGCCCAATCGTGTTATCTTCTTAGTTGCATTCCAGAACTTTGGGTAGTTCTTATTAGCTTGGTGAAGCGCTAATATTTCAAGCTGAATCTTGCCTTCATTACTGTGACActcattttgtttttaaaatcagtTCTAGAGCTTTTCATATTTTCAAATGTTGTAATTGAGTTTGGTCTACCAGCTAGAGTCCACATAGCATAATTTGTTTTGGTTTTATCGTATATGTCCTTCAACTGATAGTTCCACCTGATTTGATTCAAAATATCACATGATAGTTGGGTACGTAaatctttttgtttttcgtCTATAGTCCCTCAGCGAATATGACACATTGAATCAGTttctgtttttataatatttttaccttCGATCACACCAAAGTTACAATTTACCGTTAACGGTacatgattttaacaataaccACTGTGCGGCGAGCTGAAGATATAGTCAATATACGGTCAAGCCAACTGCGGGTTCCGTGAGCTTCACTCAGATATGTGAAGGATTCCTTTGGGAGTAACTCTTCATCCACACATATATAATCGTTGTCACTACAGAACCTCGATAAGTCCTCTCCATAAGATTTTCCCGGATCAGCATTGCAGTCGCCGAACACAAACGCTGCTTCCACATCAGTATCGGCGATGACCGCTGCGATAGTTGCCAGGCATTCTGTAAAGTTTTGCATGCGCTGTGTATAATGTGTAAAGCAGTtcttttgaacaattttttgTCTTGACCCGAGCTATCACGAATTCATCAAAGTCGCGAGGATTGTAAGTTTCCTTCCATTCAGTTATTcattgatatttattatttacagactGGACTGCAGACTGGCAATTAGGCATGATGCCCCAAGGAAAATCAGACTGTGATGTATCAGTCAACCAGCTCTTTACTAAACAGCTAAGAGTAAAATTAGTGAGGTTAAAGAATAATGATGGTAAGATTATGCTATAATAGTAagttcttattaaaaaaatattcctcaacCGAGGAAAATATTGATTCAAAATGTGAAATAAGCCtggaatatattatatcactttTACGTAGAGACAAATATCTGGGATTCTAGTCTaagaaaacttatttaaatttccTTTAGACAAAACACACTGAATCATTATCGGCGAAgctataacattttccaaaaataacatgctgtgatgtgtttttaaattattataatatattttatcttacaGTTGAAGCATGCAAAAAGCACAATataaacagaaacaaaaaaaaatgcttaatGAAACGATACAATCAAACTAGTAACTTGAAGTCAAATAATAGAGTAAATACTGGTGAAAAGTCATATTCTTGTAAAGAATGTGGTAAGATCTTCAATCGATCCGATATCTTGCAGAGACACTATATAATACATACTGATggaaagccatattcttgtgaagattgtggtaagagcttcagtcAATCTCGTTATTTGAAGATccacaatagaatacatactggtgagaAGCCATATTCTTGTTATATATGTGGTAAAAGTTTCATTCAATATGCCAATTTAAAATCACACCAtggaatacataccggtgaaaagccatattcttgtataGAATGTGGTAAGCGCTTCAGTCAATCTCGTAATTTGAAGATtcacaatagaatacatactggtgagaAGCCATATTCATGTAAagaatgtggtaagagcttcattCAATATGCCAATTTAAAATCACACCATGGAATACATACTgatgaaaagccatattcttgtaaagaaTGTGGTAAAAGCTTCAGTCACTCTTGTAATTTGAAGAGGCACAGTATAATACATACTGGTGCAAAGCCATATGCTTGTAAGGAATGTGATAAGTGCTTCAATCGACCTGGTGATTTGACGAgacacaatagaatacatactggtgaaaagctaTATACTTGTAAagaatgtggtaagagcttcagtcACTCTCGTTATTTGAAGAGACACAATTTAATACATACTGGTgcaaagccatattcttgtaatgaATGTGGTAAGTGCTTCAATCGATCTGGTGATTTGACAAgacacaatagaatacatactggtgaaaagccatatttttgtaatgaatgTGATAAGAGCTTCAGTCGATCGGATGATTTGAAGAaacacaatagaatacatactggtgaaacaaaatattcttgTAATGATGTGATTTGAGTTTCAATCTCCATTCTACTGTATTTCTGTGCTTAGAATTCTAGTAGAAGTGTACTGGTCACATAATATCAACACTAAGACGGATCATCTCTTAGGCTACGCTTACACCCATATTCTAAGTCGTAAACTCATGATTTCCTCGACTCGACTCAACCTCACTGAGGGGTTTTCATATTCACAGTTGTAATTTTTGTCCTTACCTCAAACACCTTCCTCACTCGAGGTGAGTTTGAGTCGAGGAACCAACTGTCAAATGTAAGGTTGATCGCCATCTACCTTGAGGAAGTTTATAAGTAATTGTTAGCTACAAAagacattatttcattaattttttatgtctttcgaaagttttattgaatatatgtaCGATAGTCCTTACGACTACTTATCGCGACGATATTTACGAGATGCAGAAAATCCGATggaaaattatgatgaaaatgaatttcGAATAAGATTCCGCTTCACCAAAAATATTGTGGCAAGCTTTTTGTTACCCCTGCTCTTCCAAAATACTGGAGACAGCAATCGTGGATTGCCGATTCCACCCGTGATCCAAATGCTAGCAGCCTTATGATTTTACGCAACTGGAAACTTTCAAGTAAGTATTCTTATAACTTGTCTACATTCATAAAATTGCAATACAAAGCTTtgtatgtatacatttttacttTAATCGGTATTTTTACAGATTGTTTGCGGCGACTTGCACCAAATAAGTCAATCAGTCGTTTCAAAGATTGTGGCCAATGTATCGAAAGCTTTAGCTTTAAAAATAAGGCGCTTAGAATTAAATTTCCTGACGTCCCTGAGCGAGCTAATGTGAAGATTCAATTTCATCGTGTTGCTGGATTTCCTGGGGTTATTGGATGCATTGATTGTACCCATATTCCAACAAAAAATCCAAACCGACAAAACGGCGAAGTATTTCGCAATCGTAAAGGTTGGTTTTCAATTAATGTGCAAATAGTATGTGGCCCTTGGATGGAAATATATGATATCGTAGCACGCTGGCCTGGATCTGTCCATGACtctagaatatttaataatagcaGGTGTTATATGAGATTTGAAGAAGGGGAAATTGCAGGTTTACTGATTGGTGATAGTGGTTATGCACAGTCACCATACATGTATACACCAGTCCATAATCCACAATCACAACctgaattcaaatataataggGCCCATATCAGTACTAGAAATGTTATAGAAAGGTTTAGTGGTGTATGGAAAAGAAAATTTGCATGTTTGAATAGAAAACTGCAAAATAATCTGTCAAATACATGTAATATTATAGTGGCATGTGCTGTGctacataatattagtattgagACCAATCAAGAAATGATTGAACCCTTAACCAATCTTGCTGTAGTTCCAGTACCTCACACTGGTGATACAGCATGAGGTAGTGTTATAAGGGCTGCATTTATAGCAAGACATTTTAGTTAA encodes:
- the LOC126974597 gene encoding zinc finger protein 85-like; protein product: MKRYNQTSNLKSNNRVNTGEKSYSCKECGKIFNRSDILQRHYIIHTDGKPYSCEDCGKSFSQSRYLKIHNRIHTGEKPYSCYICGKSFIQYANLKSHHGIHTGEKPYSCIECGKRFSQSRNLKIHNRIHTGEKPYSCKECGKSFIQYANLKSHHGIHTDEKPYSCKECGKSFSHSCNLKRHSIIHTGAKPYACKECDKCFNRPGDLTRHNRIHTGEKLYTCKECGKSFSHSRYLKRHNLIHTGAKPYSCNECGKCFNRSGDLTRHNRIHTGEKPYFCNECDKSFSRSDDLKKHNRIHTGETKYSCNDVI